Proteins found in one Vallitalea guaymasensis genomic segment:
- a CDS encoding CapA family protein — protein MKIRKISMVIIVAMLLSGCSSNSYIVKYDNDKIASRINVDIVENMIDESLVNHKISNVTLTAVGDIMFHKWQLYRGYDKETDSFDFTNSFRYVEDYLKDSDYTIGNLETTLAGRNKGRNVRPENAYKGYHGFPCFNTPEILAYNMKNAGFDLLSTANNHSLDSKPEGVISTLDFLDEQGLAHVGTYRNEEEASEIFTTDINDMKFTFLAYTYGTNGFDVPKDKPYLINTLDMYDRDKIDDMISEVKRADETGVDFVVTIIHFGNEYFDYPNSHQKNIVDKLFEAGADVIIGSHPHVLQPLEIRDIKCDDGSTRKGVVIYSLGNFLSSQRYTKQYPSQTDVSVIMDINFEKIDNHRAEIKSISFVPTCTFRNSRELAVLPVDEILDNMDSYNLDINEYGINRLEYARANTIKHILTYTDKDYIYNNYKYTISLD, from the coding sequence ATGAAGATAAGAAAAATTAGTATGGTTATAATTGTAGCAATGTTGCTTAGCGGTTGTTCCAGTAATTCATATATTGTAAAATATGATAATGATAAGATTGCATCCAGAATCAATGTAGATATAGTAGAAAATATGATAGATGAATCTTTAGTAAATCATAAGATTAGTAATGTGACATTAACAGCTGTTGGCGATATAATGTTTCACAAGTGGCAGCTATACAGAGGTTATGATAAAGAAACTGATAGCTTCGATTTTACTAACTCATTTAGATATGTAGAAGATTATCTAAAAGATTCTGATTATACAATTGGTAATCTTGAGACTACATTAGCTGGAAGAAATAAAGGCAGAAATGTTAGACCTGAGAATGCATATAAAGGTTATCATGGTTTTCCATGTTTCAACACCCCTGAAATATTAGCATATAATATGAAAAATGCTGGTTTTGATTTATTGTCTACAGCTAATAATCATTCTTTGGATAGTAAGCCAGAAGGGGTTATATCTACTTTGGATTTTCTAGATGAGCAAGGTCTGGCACATGTAGGAACCTATAGGAATGAAGAAGAAGCCAGTGAAATATTCACTACTGATATAAATGATATGAAGTTTACGTTTTTAGCGTATACATATGGGACCAATGGATTTGATGTACCAAAGGATAAACCTTATCTGATTAATACTTTAGATATGTATGATAGAGATAAAATTGATGACATGATATCAGAGGTCAAAAGGGCTGATGAAACAGGCGTTGATTTTGTTGTGACAATAATTCATTTTGGTAATGAATATTTTGATTATCCAAATTCCCATCAAAAAAACATTGTGGATAAATTATTCGAGGCTGGAGCAGATGTTATTATTGGTAGCCATCCTCATGTCTTGCAGCCCTTGGAGATTAGGGATATTAAGTGTGATGATGGTTCTACAAGAAAAGGTGTGGTAATCTATTCTTTAGGTAATTTCTTATCATCACAGAGATATACAAAACAATATCCATCACAGACAGATGTAAGTGTTATAATGGATATCAATTTTGAAAAGATAGATAATCATAGAGCAGAGATAAAAAGTATTTCCTTTGTCCCAACTTGTACTTTCAGAAACTCAAGAGAATTGGCAGTACTGCCAGTAGATGAGATTCTAGACAACATGGATTCATATAATCTGGATATAAACGAATATGGTATAAATAGACTTGAATATGCAAGAGCTAACACAATTAAACATATATTAACCTATACCGATAAAGATTATATTTATAATAACTATAAGTACACTATTTCTTTGGATTAA
- the alaS gene encoding alanine--tRNA ligase gives MKKYGLNELRKMYLEFFESKNHLKMNSFPLVPKNDKSLLLINAGMTPLKPYFTGQEVPPSKRVTTCQKCIRTGDIENVGKTQRHGTFFEMLGNFSFGDYFKEEAIEWAWEFVTKVLELPEDKLYVSIYLEDDEAEKIWHEKIGLPKDRIIRLGKEDNFWEHGTGPCGPCSEIHYDRGVEHGCGSPDCKVGCDCDRFMEFWNLVFTQFEKTEDGQYVPLDFPNIDTGMGLERLALLMQEVDSIFDIDTIQALLQKVCDMANVKYKEDPQNDISIRLITDHIRSVSFMISDGILPSNEGRGYVLRRLLRRAARHGKLLGIEGKFLAKLCETVIEVSKEAYPELEEKKDYITKIITVEEDRFNETIDQGLGILKTYIDELEKEGNKKLSGEKAFKLYDTYGFPIDLTKEILEESNLLVDEDGFNEEMDKQKTRAREARAESNYMGAEETVYNKLDASLESKFVGYDNIKYSSMVKVLTNEKEIINVLKEGTKGTIFVEETPFYATSGGQMADIGYITTKTGKFEVEDVVKLMGNKIGHVGVVVEGKIEVNQEAELIVDEINRRATAKNHSATHLLQKALRNVLGNHVEQAGSHVTHDKLRFDFTHFQPLTDDEIRRVEEEVNSKIMEGLNIITKEMSIEEAKKLGAMALFGEKYGSTVRVVNMDDYSVELCGGTHISNTSEAGTFKIVSETGVAAGVRRIEALTSNNAINYYKNLEALIKDFSRLLKAEPSMLIKKTEQLMEDNKKVKQENEKLKAKLSKGAADDLLNNVVDIDGVKLLAANIEDQDMNGLRNLGDSLKQKLGEGVIVLTTSKGSKVNLVVMATDEAIKKGAHAGNLIREVAGVVGGGGGGRPNMAQAGGKNPEKIEEALEKAKDVLKTQIK, from the coding sequence ATGAAAAAGTACGGTTTAAACGAACTTAGGAAAATGTATCTTGAATTTTTTGAAAGCAAAAATCATCTTAAAATGAACAGTTTTCCATTAGTTCCTAAAAACGATAAAAGTTTATTATTAATAAATGCAGGTATGACACCATTAAAACCTTATTTTACTGGTCAGGAAGTACCACCAAGTAAAAGAGTTACTACTTGTCAAAAATGTATTCGTACAGGTGATATAGAGAATGTAGGAAAAACTCAGAGACATGGTACTTTTTTTGAAATGCTTGGTAATTTCTCATTTGGTGATTATTTTAAAGAAGAAGCTATAGAGTGGGCATGGGAATTTGTTACAAAAGTACTTGAATTACCAGAAGACAAATTATATGTATCTATCTATTTGGAAGATGATGAAGCAGAAAAAATATGGCATGAAAAAATTGGTTTGCCTAAGGATAGAATAATACGATTAGGAAAAGAAGATAACTTCTGGGAGCATGGTACAGGTCCATGTGGTCCATGTTCAGAGATTCATTATGATCGTGGCGTGGAACATGGTTGCGGTTCACCAGATTGTAAAGTAGGTTGTGACTGTGACAGATTCATGGAATTCTGGAATCTAGTATTTACTCAATTTGAAAAAACTGAAGACGGTCAGTATGTTCCTCTTGATTTCCCTAATATAGATACAGGAATGGGGCTTGAAAGACTTGCTCTTCTAATGCAGGAGGTAGATTCAATATTTGATATAGATACAATACAGGCTTTATTACAAAAAGTTTGTGATATGGCTAATGTCAAATATAAGGAAGACCCACAGAATGATATTTCCATAAGACTTATAACTGATCATATTCGTTCAGTAAGTTTTATGATATCTGATGGTATATTGCCATCTAACGAGGGCAGAGGATATGTTCTTAGAAGATTATTAAGAAGAGCGGCTAGACATGGTAAACTTTTAGGTATAGAAGGCAAATTCTTAGCTAAGCTATGTGAAACAGTTATTGAAGTTTCAAAAGAAGCTTATCCTGAATTAGAAGAAAAGAAAGATTATATTACTAAGATAATAACTGTAGAAGAAGATAGATTCAATGAAACAATAGACCAAGGTCTAGGTATATTGAAAACTTATATTGATGAATTAGAAAAAGAAGGCAATAAGAAGCTATCAGGAGAAAAAGCATTCAAATTATATGATACTTACGGTTTTCCTATTGATTTAACAAAAGAGATTCTTGAAGAAAGTAATCTACTTGTTGATGAAGATGGTTTTAATGAAGAGATGGATAAACAAAAAACAAGAGCACGTGAAGCAAGAGCTGAAAGTAATTATATGGGTGCAGAAGAAACTGTATATAATAAATTAGATGCTTCATTGGAATCAAAATTTGTTGGATATGACAATATTAAATATAGTTCTATGGTAAAAGTCTTAACTAATGAAAAAGAAATTATCAATGTATTAAAGGAAGGTACAAAAGGAACTATATTCGTTGAAGAGACACCATTTTATGCTACTAGTGGTGGACAAATGGCTGATATAGGGTACATCACAACTAAAACAGGTAAATTTGAAGTTGAAGATGTAGTTAAGTTAATGGGAAATAAAATAGGTCATGTAGGAGTAGTTGTAGAAGGAAAAATTGAAGTTAATCAAGAAGCAGAGTTGATTGTTGATGAAATTAATCGTAGAGCTACAGCCAAAAATCATAGTGCTACTCACTTATTGCAAAAAGCGTTAAGAAATGTATTAGGAAATCATGTTGAACAGGCTGGTTCCCATGTAACTCATGATAAGCTGCGTTTTGACTTTACTCATTTTCAACCATTGACAGATGATGAAATAAGACGTGTAGAAGAAGAAGTCAACTCAAAGATCATGGAAGGACTTAATATAATTACGAAAGAAATGTCTATTGAGGAAGCTAAAAAGCTAGGAGCTATGGCATTATTTGGAGAAAAATACGGTTCAACGGTTAGAGTAGTAAACATGGATGACTACAGTGTTGAATTATGTGGTGGTACACATATATCAAATACTTCAGAAGCTGGAACATTCAAGATTGTTTCTGAAACAGGAGTTGCTGCTGGTGTTAGAAGAATAGAAGCCTTAACATCTAATAACGCTATCAACTACTATAAGAATTTAGAAGCGTTAATAAAAGATTTTTCTAGATTACTGAAAGCTGAACCTTCTATGCTAATTAAGAAGACAGAACAGTTAATGGAAGATAATAAGAAAGTTAAACAAGAAAACGAAAAATTGAAAGCAAAACTTTCAAAAGGCGCTGCTGATGATCTATTGAATAATGTTGTAGATATAGATGGAGTTAAACTGTTAGCTGCAAATATTGAAGATCAAGATATGAATGGATTAAGAAATCTTGGAGACAGCTTGAAGCAAAAACTTGGTGAAGGTGTAATAGTATTAACAACATCCAAGGGAAGCAAAGTTAATTTGGTTGTTATGGCAACTGACGAAGCTATTAAAAAAGGAGCACATGCAGGTAACTTAATTAGAGAAGTAGCAGGTGTTGTTGGTGGCGGTGGTGGTGGCCGTCCAAATATGGCACAAGCAGGCGGTAAAAATCCTGAAAAGATAGAAGAAGCTTTAGAAAAAGCTAAAGATGTATTGAAAACTCAAATAAAATGA
- a CDS encoding HD family phosphohydrolase: MKTKENHRSKISLLITFLAIFAVLATIVSTVIALGSSDFFIKLSVGCFVILLFAMLYVYIYFFNKDLFKHKNRILLYTCIYIILMIVVVSMNRLPYLLIPIPIAGMLIAIMIDNRLGIMTNILLTIVGLLVSGNGIEFFLFYTISGTLSCLVITQAKKRNKIVFVSGYLCIVNIILVVLINLYQNGSFSDFNVTDLFYGVLNSIFSVIITIGSLPLWETLFDVSTPLKLLELTNSDQKLIQRLLLEAPGTYHHSQMVSNLAETAANDIGADALLARTGALYHDIGKLKNPMYFTENQDGVNPHDELDPAASAEIIINHVEYGVKLAIENHLPKTVRSIIKQHQGDTLVKYFYFKAKDNSDGFDVDENDFKYSGPKPQTNEAAIIMLADCTEAYIRSLPENKRNLSNIEKCIEEIINNKFAEGQLNECNLKIKELPIIGNSFMKVYNGLYHERVKYPDNKVGGNEVVDNNK; the protein is encoded by the coding sequence ATGAAAACCAAAGAGAATCATAGGTCAAAGATAAGTTTGTTGATAACTTTTCTAGCAATATTCGCGGTATTAGCTACAATAGTATCAACTGTAATAGCATTAGGTAGTAGTGATTTCTTTATTAAACTGAGCGTAGGCTGTTTTGTAATTCTATTGTTTGCAATGTTATATGTATATATATACTTTTTTAATAAAGATTTGTTTAAGCATAAAAATAGAATATTACTTTATACTTGTATTTATATAATACTGATGATTGTTGTAGTTTCCATGAATAGACTGCCTTATCTTCTTATACCAATTCCGATAGCTGGTATGCTGATAGCTATTATGATTGATAACAGATTAGGAATTATGACAAATATTTTATTGACTATAGTAGGTTTACTGGTAAGTGGTAACGGTATAGAGTTCTTTCTGTTCTATACAATTTCCGGTACACTATCTTGCCTAGTGATAACCCAGGCTAAGAAAAGAAACAAGATTGTTTTCGTATCAGGGTATTTATGTATTGTTAATATAATTTTGGTAGTGCTTATAAACCTTTATCAGAACGGTAGTTTTTCTGATTTTAATGTTACTGACTTATTTTATGGCGTTCTCAATTCCATATTCTCAGTAATAATAACTATAGGTAGTTTGCCTTTATGGGAGACATTATTTGATGTTTCTACTCCATTAAAATTACTAGAATTAACTAACTCAGATCAAAAACTGATACAAAGATTATTGTTAGAGGCTCCAGGTACATATCATCATAGTCAAATGGTATCTAATTTAGCTGAAACAGCAGCTAATGATATAGGTGCAGATGCATTATTGGCTAGAACAGGAGCTCTATACCATGATATAGGTAAATTAAAGAATCCTATGTATTTTACAGAGAATCAGGATGGCGTTAATCCTCATGATGAATTAGACCCTGCTGCAAGTGCTGAGATAATAATTAATCATGTAGAATATGGAGTTAAGCTTGCAATAGAAAATCATCTGCCAAAAACAGTTAGAAGTATTATTAAGCAGCATCAAGGGGATACTTTAGTTAAATACTTTTATTTTAAAGCAAAAGATAATAGTGATGGTTTTGATGTTGATGAAAATGACTTCAAATATTCTGGACCAAAACCACAAACAAATGAAGCTGCTATAATCATGTTAGCTGATTGTACAGAAGCTTATATAAGGTCTTTACCAGAAAACAAAAGAAATCTATCGAATATTGAAAAATGTATAGAAGAGATTATAAACAATAAATTTGCTGAAGGGCAATTGAACGAATGTAATCTGAAAATAAAAGAACTACCTATTATTGGCAATTCTTTCATGAAGGTGTATAATGGATTATACCATGAAAGGGTAAAATATCCAGATAACAAAGTAGGAGGAAATGAAGTTGTCGATAATAATAAATAA
- a CDS encoding GatB/YqeY domain-containing protein: MSLKVQLLQDMKSAMKEKDTLRKNTIQLVRSAILQEEKDNHVELSDDDVIKIISSQVKKRKSSLPEYEKSGRTDLVDDLKVEINILMSYLPEQLSDEELTSIVEKTIEEVGASSMKDMGKVMSAIIPKVQGKADNKKVSEIIRNILK; encoded by the coding sequence ATGTCATTAAAAGTTCAATTATTGCAGGATATGAAATCTGCAATGAAAGAAAAAGACACTTTACGTAAAAACACTATTCAGCTAGTCCGCTCAGCCATTCTTCAGGAAGAAAAAGACAATCACGTAGAATTATCTGATGATGATGTTATTAAGATAATATCAAGTCAGGTAAAGAAGAGAAAGTCGAGCCTTCCTGAATATGAAAAAAGTGGCCGAACAGATTTAGTTGATGACTTAAAAGTAGAGATTAATATTTTGATGTCTTATTTACCCGAACAGTTATCGGATGAAGAATTAACTTCTATAGTTGAAAAAACTATCGAAGAAGTTGGTGCTTCCTCAATGAAGGATATGGGTAAAGTAATGTCTGCTATAATACCAAAGGTACAAGGTAAAGCAGATAATAAAAAGGTAAGTGAAATAATAAGAAATATCTTAAAATAA
- the rpsU gene encoding 30S ribosomal protein S21 — protein MSNIVIKENETLDSALRRFKRSCAKAGIMQEIRKREHYEKPSVKRKKKSEAARKRKF, from the coding sequence ATGTCAAACATTGTTATTAAAGAAAATGAAACCCTAGATAGTGCACTCAGAAGATTTAAAAGAAGTTGCGCAAAAGCAGGGATTATGCAGGAAATTCGTAAGAGAGAACATTATGAAAAACCTAGCGTAAAACGTAAAAAGAAATCCGAAGCTGCTAGAAAACGCAAATTCTAA
- the ybeY gene encoding rRNA maturation RNase YbeY: protein MSIIINNDTEQNFSKEYADIINKVIAVSLDQEKCPYEIEVSVTITNNEEIRKINREHRDMDKPTDVLSFPLIDFTKPSEFDDIDEDNDEWFDLDTGELMLGDIIISLERAYEQAKEYGHSIEREIGFLTAHSMLHLMGYDHIINEEEQVMNAKQQQILNEVGLKR, encoded by the coding sequence TTGTCGATAATAATAAATAATGATACCGAACAAAACTTTAGTAAAGAATATGCAGATATAATAAATAAGGTAATTGCTGTCTCATTGGACCAAGAAAAATGCCCATATGAAATAGAAGTAAGCGTAACAATAACCAATAACGAAGAAATAAGAAAAATCAATAGAGAACATAGAGATATGGACAAGCCGACAGATGTATTATCCTTTCCATTAATAGATTTTACTAAGCCAAGTGAATTCGATGATATTGATGAAGATAATGACGAATGGTTTGACCTTGATACAGGAGAGCTTATGTTAGGTGATATAATAATATCCCTTGAGAGAGCTTATGAACAAGCTAAGGAATATGGACATTCAATCGAAAGAGAAATTGGGTTTTTAACAGCTCATAGCATGTTACATTTAATGGGGTATGACCATATAATAAATGAGGAAGAACAAGTTATGAATGCAAAACAACAACAAATCTTAAATGAAGTAGGTCTTAAACGATGA
- a CDS encoding signal peptidase II: MLHFSKYKNLILIITFILLDQIIKILINTYWIDNYYDISNKIAIKPMLNKDYSYVNSTFGIDMSLQTHIILISLVLLVLIIIYKYILANNTNLRLLVLGLNLLIAGCICSLSDKFLWAGSLDYICVKGLLVLDLKDIYLIVAEIILIIWIIIKRDLVFRLNIRDIIRFVGDEWANYRMKNVIKHRKIKSNGK; this comes from the coding sequence ATGCTACATTTTTCTAAGTATAAAAATCTAATATTAATTATTACTTTTATTTTATTGGACCAGATTATAAAGATATTAATAAACACTTATTGGATTGATAATTATTATGATATAAGTAATAAAATAGCTATTAAACCAATGTTAAATAAAGATTACTCATATGTGAATAGCACTTTTGGTATTGATATGAGTTTGCAGACTCATATCATATTAATAAGTTTAGTTCTATTGGTTTTAATCATAATCTACAAATATATATTGGCTAATAACACTAACCTAAGATTATTGGTACTAGGATTGAATCTATTAATTGCAGGATGTATTTGTTCCTTATCTGATAAATTTTTATGGGCTGGAAGTTTGGATTATATCTGTGTAAAAGGTTTACTGGTATTGGATTTGAAAGATATATATTTGATTGTTGCTGAAATTATACTTATTATTTGGATAATTATTAAGCGTGACTTGGTTTTTAGATTAAATATAAGAGATATAATTAGATTTGTTGGAGATGAATGGGCAAATTATAGAATGAAAAACGTTATTAAGCATAGAAAAATTAAATCAAATGGCAAATGA
- a CDS encoding diacylglycerol kinase has translation MKNRHLTDSFRCAFRGIFQAFKTERNFKLHVLATIIVLLLAWYFNFTKWEYIILVITILIVMITELLNTAVEYTVDLVCGNKYNQLGKYAKDIAAGATLLAAFGAVIIGCILFIPKI, from the coding sequence ATGAAAAACAGACATTTAACCGATAGTTTTAGATGCGCCTTTAGAGGTATATTTCAGGCATTTAAAACTGAGCGAAATTTTAAACTTCATGTTTTAGCAACGATTATTGTATTGTTGCTAGCTTGGTATTTTAATTTTACCAAGTGGGAATATATAATACTTGTTATAACCATACTCATTGTTATGATAACTGAATTGTTGAACACTGCTGTGGAGTATACAGTAGATTTAGTATGCGGTAACAAATATAATCAATTAGGCAAATATGCAAAAGATATTGCTGCTGGTGCAACTTTATTAGCTGCTTTTGGTGCAGTGATCATTGGATGTATATTGTTTATACCTAAAATATGA
- a CDS encoding YabP/YqfC family sporulation protein gives MTISKKKKEKNNDKKFHIAEILEVPRDVALGDSIITLTGKREMLIENYKGIVEYDEQFLKVKTKNGLIELEGNHFLITYLTDEEIKITGQIKKIKY, from the coding sequence ATGACAATTAGTAAAAAGAAAAAAGAGAAAAATAATGATAAAAAATTTCATATAGCAGAAATATTAGAAGTGCCCAGAGATGTAGCACTTGGGGATTCAATTATAACTCTTACTGGAAAACGGGAGATGCTTATTGAGAATTATAAAGGGATAGTGGAATATGACGAACAATTTTTAAAGGTGAAAACCAAAAATGGATTAATAGAATTAGAGGGTAATCATTTCTTAATTACATATCTTACAGATGAAGAAATCAAGATAACTGGTCAAATAAAAAAAATCAAGTATTAG
- a CDS encoding TfoX/Sxy family protein codes for MRLSELPNIGKTLEKELNDIGIQTAEELKEIGSIDAIIRLSIHGDTCYNKLYALEGAIKDVRWHQLPKEYRQELKGKYDQLKK; via the coding sequence ATGAGGTTATCAGAATTACCCAATATAGGAAAAACACTTGAAAAGGAATTAAATGATATTGGCATACAAACTGCCGAAGAATTAAAGGAGATTGGTAGTATTGATGCTATAATCAGATTAAGCATACATGGTGACACCTGTTACAATAAACTCTATGCTCTCGAAGGAGCAATAAAGGATGTTAGATGGCACCAATTACCTAAAGAGTATAGACAAGAATTAAAAGGTAAATATGATCAGTTAAAAAAATAA
- the yqfD gene encoding sporulation protein YqfD, whose translation MLLEIWKYLRGYVIINVSGFSPERFINLCANRGIYIWNVKSVNNGFNLYISAKGFKLIRPLVKKTGCKVRITKKIGLPFRFLIFRKRKIFLFGMIICMAIVFLLSLFIWKIDIEGNSMYTDEHLIKFLNTQSHFVGMWKKDVKCSELEKILLKNYGNINWVTCEMTGTKLLIQIEEGRNNIKIEDLSKSCDILSNKKGVIVSIVTRTGSPKVVKGDVVEEGDVLVSGTLEIKELEEIKAIEFTHSDADIYMKTIYPYHDEVNLKYVNKIYTNNKKKDNALKILNFKINLLKPRIKYSNYDKITTCDEICLFDNFYLPISTHKTSYEEYKLIEETYTNEQATNIINENMTRYLKELEDSKKQIVNNEIEIIESADKIVADGIIVVIEKIGEKKYFDENERRQGYEEYFREDDSNTP comes from the coding sequence TTGCTTCTTGAAATATGGAAATATCTAAGAGGCTATGTTATTATAAATGTAAGTGGTTTTTCACCTGAGAGATTTATCAACCTATGCGCTAATAGAGGTATATATATATGGAATGTCAAAAGTGTTAATAATGGGTTTAATCTTTATATTAGTGCAAAAGGTTTCAAATTAATACGTCCACTAGTTAAAAAAACAGGATGTAAGGTGAGAATAACCAAGAAAATAGGTTTGCCTTTTAGATTTCTAATCTTTAGGAAAAGAAAGATATTCCTATTTGGAATGATCATTTGTATGGCAATAGTCTTTTTGTTATCTTTATTTATATGGAAAATTGATATTGAAGGTAATTCTATGTATACAGATGAACATCTTATTAAATTTCTTAATACTCAGTCACATTTTGTTGGGATGTGGAAAAAAGATGTTAAGTGTAGTGAATTAGAAAAAATCTTACTTAAGAATTACGGTAATATCAATTGGGTAACTTGCGAGATGACAGGAACAAAATTACTTATTCAAATTGAAGAGGGTCGAAATAATATTAAAATTGAAGATTTAAGTAAGTCTTGTGATATTCTATCTAATAAAAAGGGTGTTATAGTTTCTATTGTAACCAGAACAGGTTCTCCTAAGGTAGTAAAAGGAGATGTTGTAGAAGAAGGGGATGTACTGGTTTCAGGAACATTAGAAATAAAAGAATTAGAAGAAATCAAAGCAATTGAATTTACTCATTCTGATGCTGACATATATATGAAAACCATTTATCCGTATCATGATGAAGTTAATTTGAAGTATGTCAATAAGATATATACGAATAATAAGAAGAAAGATAATGCATTAAAAATATTAAATTTTAAAATAAATTTATTAAAACCTAGAATTAAATATAGTAATTATGATAAAATAACCACATGTGATGAAATTTGTTTATTCGACAACTTTTATTTGCCAATAAGTACTCACAAAACGTCTTATGAAGAATACAAACTAATAGAAGAAACTTATACAAATGAACAAGCAACCAATATAATAAATGAAAACATGACAAGGTATTTAAAAGAACTGGAAGATTCTAAGAAGCAAATAGTCAATAATGAAATTGAAATTATTGAATCGGCTGATAAAATAGTTGCAGATGGAATCATAGTAGTAATTGAAAAAATAGGTGAAAAAAAATACTTTGATGAAAATGAGCGGAGGCAAGGATATGAAGAATACTTTAGAGAAGACGATTCAAATACCCCATGA
- a CDS encoding PhoH family protein has product MKNTLEKTIQIPHEIIVNVFGQYDNNIKIIEKKLGVNIINRDNEVKIIGEQKSVNIANRVIKQLIDTANKDIEITEQNVDYTLALCEKQKEEEMSKLNDDLICVTPGGKHIRPKTLGQKKYIDLIRKKMIVFGIGPAGTGKTYLAMANAITAFKNNEVNRIILTRPAIEAGEKLGFLPGDLQSKIDPYLRPLYDALYEIMGADTFLKNMEKGLIEVAPLAYMRGRTLDNSFIVLDEAQNTTPAQMKMFLTRIGFNSKAVITGDVTQKDLPGGQKSGLEVASRILKNINDIGIANLTSKDVVRHPLVQKIINAYENYENKNTKR; this is encoded by the coding sequence ATGAAGAATACTTTAGAGAAGACGATTCAAATACCCCATGAAATAATTGTGAATGTATTTGGACAGTATGATAATAATATTAAGATTATAGAAAAAAAATTAGGCGTTAATATCATAAATAGAGACAATGAGGTTAAGATAATTGGCGAACAGAAGTCTGTTAATATAGCAAATAGAGTAATCAAACAATTAATAGATACTGCCAATAAGGATATAGAAATAACAGAGCAAAATGTTGATTATACATTGGCGTTATGTGAAAAGCAAAAAGAAGAAGAGATGAGTAAATTAAATGATGACCTGATATGTGTAACCCCAGGAGGTAAACACATAAGACCTAAGACATTAGGTCAAAAAAAATATATTGATCTAATTAGAAAGAAAATGATTGTATTTGGTATTGGTCCAGCTGGTACAGGAAAAACTTATTTGGCAATGGCTAATGCTATAACTGCATTCAAGAACAATGAAGTGAATAGGATCATTCTTACTAGACCAGCAATAGAAGCTGGGGAAAAATTGGGATTCTTACCTGGTGACTTGCAAAGTAAGATAGACCCTTATTTAAGACCTCTATATGATGCTCTATATGAAATTATGGGAGCTGATACATTCTTAAAAAACATGGAGAAAGGTCTGATAGAAGTAGCTCCCTTGGCTTATATGAGAGGAAGAACCCTTGATAACAGTTTTATAGTATTAGATGAAGCTCAGAACACTACACCTGCTCAGATGAAAATGTTTTTAACAAGAATAGGATTCAATTCAAAAGCAGTCATCACAGGTGATGTAACACAGAAGGATTTACCAGGGGGTCAAAAATCCGGATTGGAAGTAGCTTCTAGAATACTTAAGAATATCAATGATATAGGAATAGCTAATTTGACTAGTAAAGATGTTGTAAGGCATCCATTAGTTCAAAAAATAATAAACGCTTATGAAAATTATGAGAACAAAAATACTAAACGATAA